One region of Triticum aestivum cultivar Chinese Spring chromosome 6B, IWGSC CS RefSeq v2.1, whole genome shotgun sequence genomic DNA includes:
- the LOC123136152 gene encoding uncharacterized protein has product MAPAVLISAAATAAMISAYANKITVVAGAATSAGTIGWMAADYFRKVPCPSCTKMVRVRDFMDHARSHTFQCPSCQEHVKFSDLEKHAQHHGFRCTACYDVVPLADFGPHLDRHRREDDDERARQGDDYVARVRELTREYEERTRKIQRAEDEFNQAKERAKLLWSHLKVKCHVCKRTVCIAEIESHVAQHNLGLKPSSNRRDELASIKGNTGIKSKDSKIKELVSYLLFLQAHYLPCTQESTSSYFLLVYQLYKHHIVEPASIQVTISCLCLWNSAKRLKTTETLCHETKHCLRPCFVFNFYIMVLLMTDAIVALAPLFIKKHSLFFFT; this is encoded by the exons ATGGCCCCTGCCGTACTCATTtccgcggcggcgacagctgcgatGATATCGGCCTATGCCAACAAGATCACCGTGGTCGCAGGCGCTGCAACCAGCGCCGGCACGATTGGATGGATGGCCGCCGACTATTTCAGGAAGGTGCCCTGCCCTTCATGCACCAAGATGGTCAGGGTGCGGGACTTCATGGATCACGCGAGGAGCCACACCTTCCAGTGCCCCTCGTGCCAAGAGCATGTCAAGTTCTCTGATCTGGAGAAGCATGCGCAACACCATGGTTTCCGCTGCACAGCCTGCTACGACGTTGTCCCGCTCGCCGACTTCGGCCCTCACCTGGATCGTCACAG GCGCGAGGATGACGATGAGAGAGCGAGGCAAGGCGATGACTACGTTGCGAGGGTGCGTGAGCTGACCCGCGAATACgaggagaggacgaggaagatTCAGCG AGCTGAAGATGAATTCAACCAGGCAAAGGAGCGAGCCAAATTGCTGTGGTCTCACTTAAAGGTCAAGTGCCATGTCTGCAAGAGAACGGTCTGCATTGCAGAGATTGAATCCCACGTTGCTCAGCATAA CCTTGGTTTAAAGCCAAGCTCAAACAGGCGAGATGAGTTAGCCAGCATCAAGGGGAACACCGGGATCAAGTCCAAAGATTCAAAGATCAAAGAACTTGTAAGTTACCTTCTATTTTTGCAAGCACATTATTTGCCATGCACGCAAGAGAGCACGTCCAGTTACTTCTTGTTGGTTTACCAATTATATAAACATCACATTGTCGAGCCTGCTTCCATACAAGTAACCATTTCATGTCTATGTCTATGGAACAGCGCTAAACGTCTAAAAACAACAGAAACATTGTGCCATGAAACTAAGCACTGCCTGAGACCTTGTTTCGTTTTCAACTTTTACATCATGGTCCTTTTGATGACTGATGCAATCGTTGCATTGGCACCTTTGTTCATCAAGAAACATTCACTGTTTTTCTTCACATAG